The Streptomyces griseiscabiei genome includes a window with the following:
- the rpmJ gene encoding 50S ribosomal protein L36, whose amino-acid sequence MKVKPSVKKICDKCRVIRRHGRVMVICENPRHKQRQG is encoded by the coding sequence ATGAAGGTCAAGCCGAGCGTCAAGAAGATCTGCGACAAGTGCAGGGTGATCCGCCGTCACGGTCGGGTCATGGTCATCTGCGAGAACCCGCGCCACAAGCAGCGCCAGGGCTGA
- the rpsM gene encoding 30S ribosomal protein S13, which produces MARVSGVDIPRDKRVEVALTYVFGIGRTLSQETLAATGVNPNTRVRDLSEEQLVAIREYVDNNIKTEGDLRREVQADIRRKVEIGCYQGLRHRRGLPVRGQRTSTNARTRKGPRRAIAGKKKPGKK; this is translated from the coding sequence ATGGCACGCGTTTCCGGTGTTGACATCCCGCGCGACAAGCGCGTGGAGGTCGCCCTCACCTACGTGTTCGGCATCGGCCGGACCCTCTCCCAGGAGACGCTGGCAGCGACCGGCGTCAACCCGAACACCCGCGTTCGCGACCTCTCCGAGGAGCAGCTCGTCGCGATCCGCGAGTACGTGGACAACAACATCAAGACCGAGGGTGACCTCCGTCGCGAGGTCCAGGCCGACATCCGCCGCAAGGTCGAGATCGGTTGCTACCAGGGCCTCCGTCACCGTCGTGGTCTGCCCGTCCGCGGTCAGCGCACCAGCACGAACGCCCGCACCCGCAAGGGCCCGCGTCGCGCCATCGCCGGTAAGAAGAAGCCGGGCAAGAAGTAG
- the rpsK gene encoding 30S ribosomal protein S11: MPPKGRQGAAKKVRRKEKKNVAHGHAHIKSTFNNTIVSITDPSGNVISWASAGHVGFKGSRKSTPFAAQMAAESAARRAQEHGMRKVDVFVKGPGSGRETAIRSLQATGLEVGSIQDVTPTPHNGCRPPKRRRV; encoded by the coding sequence ATGCCCCCCAAGGGTCGTCAGGGCGCTGCCAAGAAGGTGCGCCGCAAGGAAAAGAAGAACGTCGCTCACGGCCACGCGCACATCAAGAGCACGTTCAACAACACGATCGTCTCGATCACGGACCCCTCGGGCAACGTGATCTCCTGGGCCTCCGCCGGCCACGTCGGCTTCAAGGGCTCCCGGAAGTCCACGCCGTTCGCCGCGCAGATGGCCGCCGAGTCGGCCGCCCGTCGCGCGCAGGAGCACGGCATGCGCAAGGTCGACGTGTTCGTCAAGGGCCCGGGTTCGGGTCGTGAGACGGCCATCCGTTCGCTGCAGGCGACCGGTCTCGAGGTCGGCTCCATCCAGGACGTCACGCCCACCCCGCACAACGGCTGCCGTCCCCCCAAGCGCCGCCGCGTCTGA